GTGCGCCGGAAGCAACACTACGTAGTGCGGCAACAAGCTCTAGATTTGCTCAATTATTTGTGCTCGATATTGTTTTTAGCGCATATGCTTCTGCTCAGCATGATTTTACTTTGGAGCAGCTAGCGAAGACAAGACAAATGATTGAAGTTTTGTATGATTAATGTTGTGATAAGAAGCTTCTGCCAGAGTATGGGGGAAGCTTTTTTATTTATAATTACTTTAAGCAAATCGAACTATTCTTCCATTTAATAGTATAATCAATTGTATTCCTTATATTTGATTGGAGGAGATTTTCTGGAAGCTAAAGTAATAACATTACCCCCTTTTCATGTTGTAGGTTACAAAATTGAAGCAGATATTAAAGAATTTGAGTCTGGTCTTGGTAAGAACATTTATCATTCGCTATTTGAAAGAAAAGACGAAATTCAAAACAAGAAAAATGAGAATGTAATTTTAATGCAGATTTATCCTATTAAGCACGATTTTAATCCTCAGGTGGATAGGTTTACACATATTCTTTGCTATGAGGTAAGCAAACAAGGCGATGTTCCTTTAAATATGATAAGTCATGCTGTGACTGAGAGTAAGTATGTTACTTACACACATAAAGGACTTGAATCGGAACTTAGTAATTCGTATGACTATGTATATGGTCAATTGATTAGAGAAACTGGAAATGAACCAAAGGATTATGATTTTGAAATTTGGGATGAAAGATATAATCCTGAAAGTCTAGACAATGAGATTGATTTGTTTGTAGCATTGAAGTAATTATTTATGCTTTAGCCTAGACGTGAACAAGCTCCTGTGAATATCACAGAAGCTTGTTTGTGTTGCGGATTATTATTTTTTGCCGGGATTGCGCTTAGGGTTATCTGTCTGACCCAAAATATAGTCGATGCTTACTTTATGGAAATTAGCTAGCGTAATTAAAACGGCGCTCGGAACATCCAGATTTCCATTCTCGTAACGGGAGTATCCGAATGAGTTAATTAAGCCAAGTGATCCGGAATTGCAGAAGATTAATCAGAAAATCATTAATTTTTTGGAGATGCTCAAAGTGAGGTTATCCGAAGATTATCTTTTATCCAAGGCTATAAAATAGGAGCATTAATGATGATTGATGTATTTAGTGGTGATAAAGATTCTATTTACGATGGCATATAATAAGTCAGTAAAGGAACCGGGGTGTAAATACGCTTCGGTTTTTTTTGGGTTTATTTTATGGCAAATAAGAATAGGATTTCAAGCAGAAATATCCGTGGAAGCAATCAGGTTAGACTGGAAGGTGAACAAACGATCCCAGAATAGCTTTAAGGTGAAAATGAGCAGTCAAGCATTGAGCATCAGGTAGAAGAAATTCAAATTCATGAAGAGATAAGGCAAGAATTAACTCAATGTATCCTTTGACTTCATGTCCATTTTTGCCAGAATAGAATACAAAACGATTAAGCGAAGAATGAAGCAGGACAAAGAGGCTGGAGCGAAGAAAGGCATTTGGACAAACGGAAAGCAACTGTTTCCATACTATTATGATAAGAACACGAGGTCGGTACTGGTGGATGAAATGAAGCGTCCGATTTATCGAGCGATTGTAGAGAAATATCTTAACCATTGCAGATACGAGGCGAGCATTTCGCACAATTTTACTACTGCTGGTTATCCCACCCTTCATCCGAAATCCTGTTCTTTACCTACACAGAATTTCAAACAGATGTAATTGCCATAATTGAGTTGTCAGATGAGTAGCTCTGCGTAGCGAAAAAACTGGATAAATTGTTAATTTCACCCCTATAGTCAGTAAAATCGATTATAATAAAATTTATGTTCAAGTCGATTACTTATCCTAAGTTAATAGGATAATCATACGCAAAAAGGCATAGTGATGAATCGCCTATGCTATAAGGGTTATTGAGTTTTCAAATACACACTTATGTATAAGAGGAGGCGAATGATATGACGATAATGCCTGTTATAGTAATGATCTTTGTATTTGTACCTGCCATTGTACTTATGGTAAGCATGCCTTATTTAACAAGAGAGACGATTAGTTTTGGGGTCACCGTCAGCCCTGTACAATTCCATAGTGAGCCTCTGCGCCAGATGCGGAAGTCATATGCTAGGATTAGTGCTACCTTGCATACCATCCTATTCATTGTTTGTATCATCTGTCTAATATACGGTGATGAACATTCCAAGCAACAAAGTTGGATCATTGTCACTTATTCACTCGCCATGGTCGTAATCTCCCTAGTCATAAACATTAGCTATCATTTCAAAATGAAAAGTTTACTACCTATGCTGCCTATTGCTCTGGAACCATCGATCATGGCAGTGGACACTGGATTTCGGAAAAGAAACATTGGCTTGTCTAGTATTTGGTTCCTCATTCATGTTTTATTTATTGTTGTTAGTATTGTAACTGTGCTACGCAACTACGATCAGATTCCTGATCAGATTCCGATCCATTTCAACAGCAGTTTGAACGTAGACCGTTATGCAGCTAAATCTTATAGTATTGTGTTTATGCCTACCATAATGCAAGTGTTCATAACACTTTTGTTCATATTTGAGAATTGGAGTATTCGCAGAGTGAAGCAGCAGGTTAAACCCACTGATCCTAATCGTTCCATCAGACAAGACGTAACTTTCCGCCGTACTTGGTCATATTTTATGATTACAGCAAGCTTCTTAATAGTTATCCTGTTTTCCGTCGTGCAACTAAACATGATATCTCTGCTTAACATGAATTTCGCTATCCCTATTATCCTAATCATAATAGCCCTTATCATCCTATACGCCTTCGTCTTATCGTTCTGGGCTGGTCAGGGCGAAAGCCGCTTGGAGCGATCTGCCGATAGCTCCAATGTCAGACCTGTCCATGATGATGATAAATGGCTATTAGGTATGATTTATTTCAATCGCAAAGATCAAAACCTAATCGTCAAGAAAAGGCTCGGAGTCGGCTGGGGATTAAATTTCGGTCACCCAGTAAGCTGGCTGTTTTGTCTCGGAATTATTGTACTGTTAGTTGTGGTACGGTAACAAGGCTTGTAGGTTAATACTCACCGGAGTATAGGCGAAGTTAGAGTTTCGAAACAGAATATTTACCGAAAAAAACGCCTAAAGGGCGTTTTTTATTATCTTTAAGGTTCTCAGTAATATCTTTTTTGAATTAAAACACATATTAAAGAGTATTTCTCGTATTAATATCTCTTTGTTACAATCAAATTGTTATCTAAAGGAGGGTATAAAATGAACTATCGCAAATTAGGAACGAGTGGCTTACATCTAAGTGAGATTGCTTATGGTAATTGGATTACACATGGTGCTCAAGTGGACAATGATACTGCCCATGCTTGTGTTCATGCTGCATTGGATGTAGGGATCACAACATTTGATACTGCAGATGTATATTCCGATACGAAAGCTGAGATGGTGCTGGGCCAAGCATTAAAAGGAGTGCACAGAGCTGATATCGAATTGTGTACTAAAGTGTGCCATCCCACAGGGACGGGACGTAACGCAAGAGGTCTGTCTCGCAAGCATATTATGGAGGCGTGCCATGCTTCACTGAACAGATTACAGACCGATTACATTGATGTCTATTATGCGCATCGTTTTGATGCAACAGTATCCCTTGAAGAGACCTTTTTGGCTTTTTCGGATCTGGTGCGTCAAGGTAAAGTTCTTTATGTCGGGATAAGTGAGTGGACGGCGGATCAGATAGCAGAAGGTGCTGTTTTAGCTAGAGAATTAAAGGTGCCGTTGGTGGCTAGTCAACCTCAATATTCGATGTTATGGCGCGTAATGGAGGCGGAGGTAGTTCAAGCTTGTGAGCGGGAAGGGATTGGACAGGTGGTCTGGTCGCCGCTTGCTCAAGGGATTCTTTCAGGCAAATATATGCCAGGGCAACCATTGCCAGAGGGTTCTCGTGCTTCAACAGCTGCGGGCTCACCTTTTATGAATAAATTGGCGGGTCAGTGGCTTCGGACTGAGGTGCTTGAGGCGATCTCGAATCTCTCTTCAATCGCCAGCGAAGTTGGGTTGACGCTTCCGCAGTTGGCTATAGCATGGGTGTTGCAAAATCCACAAGTCTCATCTGCAATTATTGGGGCATCGAAGCCTGCGCAGGTAATAGAAAATGCCAAAGCTGCGGGAATTCGTCTGGATAGGGAAGTGATGATGCAAATCGATAGGGTGCTAGAAGGACTCGTTGAACGTGATCCTAGAAAAACGGGCTGAATATTATATTATTCAAGATTAATAGCTTCTGAACTCATTTGTCCTATGATCTCTAGTAACGCGGATAAGGAGGCACGATCGCAATCGGTTCTCCAAGCGGCATAAAGGGGAATCGATGGTGTGCTTTCTTCAAAAGAACGAAATACGACACCTTCGCGCTGAAAAATAGCGACTGAAGAGGGCACAATGGAAACTCCAAGATTAGCAGCTACCAAGTTTACAATGGTGTACATCTGAATGGCTTCCTGCACAACATTCGGATACATGTCGTGTTGGGCGAAAAAGCTCATAATGAGGTCATGAAAAGGAGCTCCTAAATGGCGTGGGAACGATATAAAAGGCTCTAATGCTAAAGAACGAATGGATAATACCGGTAAATGAGCTAGGTGATGCTGCTCTGGCAAAACGGCAATAAGCGATTCATTGACTAGGGGACGATGATCGATATGTTTGCCCGACTCTGTATAACGTACAAATCCAATGTGAATCGTTCCTTCATGTAAAGCCTGCCACTGCTGAGCAGACGTCATCTCATGTAATGTGAGTTGTACTTGGGGATAACGTTCCCGAAACATTTTTAACATATCAACCAATACTCCACCAGATGCAGAATCTATAAATCCAATGTTCAAATGTCCGATAATTCCTTGATCGACTAATTGTGTTGTTTTAATAGAGCGTTCCAGTTGAGATAGAATGGATTTAGCTTCCTCTAGAAATACTGCCCCCGCTGGCGTGAGCCGAACTTGTCTTTTATTCCGTTCTAATAGTTTCACACCCATCTCATTCTCCAGAGCTTGAATTTGCTGGCTTAAGGGAGGCTGCGTCATATTTAGCTTCTCTGCAGCACGGTTAAAATGCAGTTCCTCTGCTACAGCAATAAAGTATTGTAATTTTTTTATGTCCATACTTTTCATTCTCCCTTGAAATGCTTCTCCAAGCAAGTATAAGGATCTTTGAAGGAAAATGAAAGGAAGGGCATGTCGTCTCCTCACTTAAACTCTACCTCCCATCTTACTTTCAGACAAAAAACCATTTTTGCAGTCAAAGACATGACCCCTAAAAAAGCATAAATTTAAATAGAACGCTAGATGATTATAGGGAGTGTAATGTCGATGATAAATAGAAAAATAATGTTCATAAGTCCATTCCAAGTGGAAACGGTTGAAGAGGAATTTGCAGTAAAGCCCTTAGGTGATCATGAAGTTCTCGTGAAATTGATTTATTCGCTGATTAGTCCGGGTACAGAAATGGCGATGTTATCTGGCAAAGAGGATTGGGCGAAGCTCCCACTGTGTCCAGGCTATTCAAGCGTCAGCCGGATCGTAGAATGTGGCAAAGGGGTACAGGATTTTCAAGCGGGTGATGTGGTTTTTCATTACGGAAATCATTGCGAATATCAAGTTGTTGAGGCTAAGGATGTTTTCATTCGAGTGCCGGATAAGTTAGACTTGAAGTGGGTACCGTTTACCCGGATGGCTACGGTAGCTTTTACATCGATACGTGTGTCAGAAATCGAACTGGGAGACAAAGTGAGTGTGACAGGTCTTGGCTTGGTGGGCAATCTTGCTGCTCAATTGGCTCGTTTGCAGGGGGCTACTGTGATTGGCATGGATTTGTCCAAGGAACGGTTGCGGACTGCGCGTCAGTGCGGTGTGGATTACACCTTGGATAGCGGTGAAGGCTCGTTGCAAGAGCAGATTATGACGTTGACTAATGGCAAAGGTGTCTCCAGTCATATTGAGGCAACTGGCATCTCCAAGGTTGGAGTTGATAGTCTTCAATATATCGGCTCACAAGGAGAAATCATCTTTTTAGGCAGTCCGCGTGGGGAATACAATACAGATATTACGGATGTACTTAATTACTGCCATCTGTATAATCGGGGATGTATTACATTTAAAGGAGCTCACGAGTGGCGTTATCCTACAGAGCCTAATCAGTTTGTTAAACATTCCTTGGTTCGTAATTCTGGCATTGTATTTGATCTTATGCAACAACAGAAGCTGCAAATCGAGCCTTTGATTAGTCATGTCATCAAGCCGGAGCAAGCGAGCGAAGCATATGAGGGATTAAGAACCAATAAAGATCAGTACAATGGCGTACTGTTTGATTGGTCATAAAAGGAGAGAATGAAGATGATAAGAGGATTAACAACAGCAGGCTTAGGGGAACTCAGTTCAAAAGAAGAATACATCAGACTTGCGAGCCAATTTGGCTTCCAGTCTATAGATGCGAATCCATTGGAGTTGGTGCAGCAGTATGGCAAGGATGGGGCTGTACAATTGCTTGCAAGCCATGGCATCATCTTAGGATCATTTGGTTTAGAGGTAGATTGGCGTACGACTGAGGACAGCTTCAAAGTGGGGTTGCAATCGCTTACCGAGATGGCTGAGGCCGCTGCTGCATTAAATTGCACCACATGCTGTACATATATTTTACCTTCGACAGATCTTCCGGTCGCATCGTTCATGATTGCAGCCACAAGACGTTTAAGACTATGTGCAGAAATATTAGGCGCTTATGGAATTACATTAGCATTAGAGTTCGTAGGTCCTCATCACTTACGCACACAATGGGCAAATCCAATGATCTGGTCAATGAAAGATACGTTGAGCTGGATGGAAACGATTCAAGTGAGAAACGTAGGGTTGTTGCTGGATTCCTACCATTGGCATACGAATGGATTAACGAGTGAGGATTTGCTGAAATTACAACCACATCAAATCGCGTATGTCCATATCAATGATGCTAAACCTCTACCGATTGAAGAATTGCTAGATTCCGATCGATTGTATCCAGGGGAAGGATCTATTGATCTTACAGGATTCCTGGGAAGCTTGAAAAAGATCGGATATACCGGCGTGATCGCCCAAGAAATTCTAGCACCAGCTTCCGGGCAAAGTTCATCTGAATTATTTGCTCGTTCCAAGGCAGGTTTCGATAAAGTATTCGCATCGCTGGAAATCTAAACACATCGAATCCTGCACAGGAAGGAGAATGAAGGATGAATCCGTTCAAAGGTAGAATCGCTGCACACACCATCACTTGGGGACAAAATCATATTAAGGCATTGGAGGAAGTTTCCAAGCTAGGTTATACAGGGATTGAGCCGTGGGCGTCTTTTGCGCTTCAATATGAAGACAATCCAGAACAATTACAAGAAATCTTGGCTGGGTATGGTCTAGAGATGACAGCATTGTATGGAGGGACTCCTGGAGGACAGCATCAAAGATTCGGCAATCTCGCGGACCGTTCGAGTACCATTGACTACAATGTGCGGATAGCTAAAATCATAGCGAAATGTGGAGCAGATATTCTTGTGTTAGGTCCAGGTGGCACACGAGATCAACCAACAACGTTGGAAGAATTGAAGGTAGCCGCAGCTACAATAAATGAATTGGCTAATAGAACCTATGCGTTAGGGGTGAAGGCTTGTGTTCATCCGCATTTATGGACGGAATGGCAAGACGAGAAAGAAATCGAGATTTTGATGAGTCTGACAGATCCGAAGGTTGTATGTCTTGCACCGGATTCAGCACATTTGCTAGGAGCGGGCATGGACCCAGCATCCATCATCCGAACGTATCAGGACAGAGTGGCCTATGTTCATTTGAAGGATCTGACAGATAAGTCTGCAGCTACGCCTGATTCACAGCTTCCTTATTTTTGCGAGTTAGGCAAAGGATCTGTTGATCTACATCGAACCATTGAAGCGCTGAATGAGATTAATTATTCCGGTTGGGTGACACTCGAAGTGGATGAATCGCCCAATAGCCCTTATAATACCATGGAAATCTGCCGAGATTTTGTAGAAGAACAATTAAAGATTCCGGTTAGGATATAAAATAGGATCATTTAAATGTCAGATGAAGGAGGAGATTCGAGGTGAATCAGTCATGGATGAACAGTATTTCTCCCTATGTTCGATCAGCAAGAATCATGGAATCCTCCTCACTAGCAGGTGAATGGTTGGATTACGATCACGTCTACACCTATATAGATCAAGGAGAAGCGGAGTTTTTCTTGAATGGTGTGAAATTCCTGGCTCGAGAAGGGGATATGCTGCTCATGCATCCATGCATGCCCCATATTATTCGATCCACCTCGAACTTACCCTTAGTGCAATATATCTTTCATTTTGACCTATATTATGACGAGGATAGAATCTCTTCTAATCAAACGGATGGACCTTGGCTCGGGAGACAGGATATCGTGCCTAGAGAGCTGCAGCTTGCCGATATTTATCCGCTATCTCACTTGCAGCTCCCGGACAGAATCGAATTGAAGAGAAGATTCATGCAAATGCAAAAAGAATTGCTATATCCAACGTTTGGCGGGATATTAATCAATAAGTCTATATGCTTGGAAATGTTGTTTTTATTCTTTAGGAATCAGAACCCGTCCAAAGGTACGGAAGGGAAGAGTACAAAAGGATGGCCTTTAATTGAAGGTGCCATTCATTATATACATCAAAGCTACCAAGATCCGGAGTTAAGCAATAAATCCATCAGTAGGCATGTGGGTGTGACTTCCAATCATCTGTCGTATGTATTCAAGACGCAGCTGGGGGTCACCATTCATAATTACTTAAAGCATGTTCGTATCGAGCAGGCCAAATTGAGAATTGTTCAGGGAAGTCAGAATTTGACGGAGATCGCTGAAGATGTGGGATTCTCTAGTATTCATTTGTTCAGCCGAACGTTCAAAGCAAATGTTGGTGTAATGCCTAGTAAGTTTGCCGCGATGGATTCTGCGTTAATTAACAAGTAACGATAAAGGAATCAACCATTTGCTCTTTGGGATGGTTGATTTTTTTTGAATTGAAATAATCTAACCGCTCGTAGCAAACTTTTTCTCCATGTGATAGTATTTCACTAAAATACGGAGATGACTATTTAGCGGATCTAATGCTAGTGAGAGGGGAAGAGTCGTGTCGATTCGGATAAAATTGCTGTTATCTTATACGGGAATGCTAGTCGTTAGTTTACTTATGATCGTAATGACGGCAGCTTTATTTACAATTGCTTCTACAGGAGATGTTCACAGCCTTCGGGATTTTTATAAAGTGCACTATCAATTAAATCCGTTGTCGGAGCAAGAGGAATCTATTTTTTTAGAATTAAAGTATTTAGCCAAGCATGACCCGGATGAATTACAGAACAAGGATTTGTTACTGGAATATGATTTTAAGCTAAAGACAGAGAAAGCGGGACTATTTGTAAGGCGAGTGAATGACCCTGTGTTTGAATCACGCACCTTCAATCAACCTGAATTAAAGGATGCTTTGCCTCCTTACGATCTCAATAACTATCAGATTCGTAACACATTTAATATCAAAGAAAGATTTTATGGGTATGCCAAATTTGACTTTAAATATTCGGATGGTGCGAAAGGCAGTGTTTTCGTCATAAAAGAACATAGTCCATTTGCGGAACTCACACGGAGGCTGTTGCCAATCCTTTCGTTGATATTGGTTGGCGTTCTTGTGGTTGCGAATGTGTTATTATATCGCTGGATTACACGAAGTGTTATTAAGCCACTGAACAAGTTAAGGGATTCCGCAGAACGAATTCAAGAGGGTGACCTTCAATTTGAGCTTAACCTGCAATCCAGAGATGAGATCGGGCAATTAAATAAAGCGTTCGAGACGATGAGACAGAGGCTGCAAGAGTCAGTGAATCTACGTCTGCAATATGAGGAGAATCGGAAGGAGTTAATCTCAAATATTTCACATGATTTACGTACTCCGATTACGAATATTAAAGGGTTTATTGAAGGCATACGAGATGGCGTCGCCAATACACCAGAGAAGATGGACATGTACGTCGACATTATTTATAACACAACTATTGGGATGGATAAATTGGTTGATGAATTGTTCCTATATTCTAAGCTGGATTTGAATCAGGTCCCGTTTGCGTTTGAAGCTGTTGATATTATTGCATTCCTTGACGATTGTATCGAAGAGATGCGCTTCAATAACGAAAATAATGGGGTGTCTTTTCAGCTGGACGAGCACAACTCAGAGCGTATTGAGGTGCTTGCAGATTTGGATAAATTAAAACGCGTATTACTGAACGTAATTGGAAATGCGCTAAAGTATATGGACAAGCCACATCCTTTAATCCGTTTTTCACTTCAATATGATAGTAAATGGGTGACTGTAGAAGTGAAGGATAATGGAATGGGGATTGCTGCTGAAGCTCTTCCACATATCTTTGAACGGTTTTATCGTGCGGAACCTTCTCGAAACTCATCGACAGGCGGCAGCGGACTCGGACTTGCGATCGCTCGACAGATTATTGAAGGGCATGGTGGGTCGATATGGATGGAAAGCGAACAAGGTGTAGGTTCAAGCCTGTTCTTTACGTTAAAGCGAACGACCGATGAAGGAGGATTTCATTCGCATGACACGGATTCTGATTATTGAAGATGAGACAACGATTGCGCAATTGCAAAGGGATTATTTTGAGCTGAACGGTTTTGCCGTTGATATATGTCATACAGGTTCTGAAGGGCTTGGGCGTGCTCTTGAAGGGGATTACAATCTTGTTATCGTAGATTTGCAGCTACCTGGCATCGATGGTTTTGAATTGTGCCGCCGTATTAGGGAGGCGAAGGAAGTGCCGATCTTTATTGTATCTGCGAAGAAAGAGGAGATCGATAAGCTTCGGGCATTTAATCTCGGAGCGGATGATTATATTACGAAGCCATTTAGTCCGAGTGAATTAGTGGCAAGAGCAAAGACACACCTAACAAGATATGAACGCATGCGCAGTAAGCTAGAACCTATGGAAAAGCATGAGATCCAAATCCGTGGAGTTCATATCGATAAAAATTCTCGCAGGGTGTTTGTGCGTAATCAAGAGGTTTTGTTTACAGCGCGTGAGTTCGATGTACTGGTCTTTTTAGCGAGTCATCCGAATCGGGTGTTTAGCAAAGATGATCTATTCGAACGGATCTGGGGGATGGATTCCAGTGGGGATATCGCAACGGTCACGGTTCATATTCGCAAAATACGAGAAAAGCTGGAAGCGGACCCCTCGAATCCGCAGTATATTGAAACGGTATGGGGTGCAGGGTACCGGTTTACGGTGTAATGGTGTTTTCTTGACGATTTTTGATAATTTTAAGCTCTAGTTAATACTTTATTAATAAATCGTTTCTTGGGAGTTTATTTCTTTCCATTATCATTTAGTTATAGACAGGAGCATCAAATAACTTAATGATTCTTGAGGGGGAAATACAATGAAAATCATTTCTAAAAAAGCAGCAGCATTGATAGTCGCAGCAACACTAGGCGCAGCCTCTTTACCCTTTGCGGTGTTAAATGTACAAGCAGCACCTGCAGTATCATCTAACTTATCAGATCAAGAAGTTCAAGCAGCAGTTGAAGTACTTACAGGACTCGGTGTGTTACAGGGTTATGCAGATCGTTCGATGGGTGTACACAATCCAATCAATCGTGCAGAATTAGCGAAAATGGTAGCGTTGACCTTTAAATTACAAGGTGCCGAGGAGAACGCTACTCCATTCACCGATGTGAATTCGAACGTATGGTATTACAAATATGCGTCAGTACTTGTTGGTTTAGGAATTATGGAAACGGAAGAAGGCAAATTCAACCCTAACGAAACGGTAACGGATGCGGAACTTGTTCAAGTAGTATCAAAGGCGTTGAAGCGTGATGTCTTATCGGTGAACTACTGGGCTAATAAATTGAATTCCACTCCTGAACCCGCAACACGAGGTGATGCAGCGGCTTTACTAAATACAGCGCGTAAAGCAATTCCTTCCGATAAAGCTCAAATTACAAGTGTAAAATCGATCAATGAAATTACCTTAATCGTAACCTTGGATGCTCCTTTGACAGCTGAGAATGAAGTGTTTGCTAAGGCGAAAGAAGATTTTGTTTTCAATGACGGTCTAACCTTGACGAATATGCCGCGGTTGAAAACCGGCTCCATCGCAACGTACATCGTTCCTACATCGGTGCAAAAAGCTGGAACAACCTATAACTTAACGTACAATGGTAAGAAAGCAGGATCATTTGTAGGAAACGCAGCTAAGGTGGATATGACAACAACTAATCAGGTAACCAACGACACCTTTGAGATTGAAGCACTGAAAACAAATGGCGTCATTGACTATGGGTATGTCATCTCTGCATACAGTGGTGGTCGTGGTGCGAACGCATTTGTATTGGATGAGAATAACAAAGCGAATGGCATAACGTATCAAATCATTCCTTCCATGCAGGGCAGACAAGTAACCATAACACCAGAAGGTGGGGAATCCATCGTTGCCAAGTATGTCCCATTCACCCAATCGACAGACGGTAGGATTGAGCCGAAATTCCGGCTCCCTGAAGGACAGGTATTGAAACCGGGCGTGAAATATACTGTAACGTCCGACTGGGCTAATATAGCAAATCCATCATTCGAAGCAAAAGAAATCGCGTCATTGCAAATCTCAGGTGCAGAAGCTGTCAGTGAAACATCAATTAATGTAACCTTGGCGCAAGACCCTGGCGATGAATTATTTTCGGGTCGTAGTGTACAGCTAACAGCTCCAAACGGAGACAAATTGGTTGCAACGTATAAATTCTCCAGTCGTAAAGGTGCCG
This window of the Paenibacillus sp. FSL R10-2734 genome carries:
- a CDS encoding HAMP domain-containing sensor histidine kinase: MSIRIKLLLSYTGMLVVSLLMIVMTAALFTIASTGDVHSLRDFYKVHYQLNPLSEQEESIFLELKYLAKHDPDELQNKDLLLEYDFKLKTEKAGLFVRRVNDPVFESRTFNQPELKDALPPYDLNNYQIRNTFNIKERFYGYAKFDFKYSDGAKGSVFVIKEHSPFAELTRRLLPILSLILVGVLVVANVLLYRWITRSVIKPLNKLRDSAERIQEGDLQFELNLQSRDEIGQLNKAFETMRQRLQESVNLRLQYEENRKELISNISHDLRTPITNIKGFIEGIRDGVANTPEKMDMYVDIIYNTTIGMDKLVDELFLYSKLDLNQVPFAFEAVDIIAFLDDCIEEMRFNNENNGVSFQLDEHNSERIEVLADLDKLKRVLLNVIGNALKYMDKPHPLIRFSLQYDSKWVTVEVKDNGMGIAAEALPHIFERFYRAEPSRNSSTGGSGLGLAIARQIIEGHGGSIWMESEQGVGSSLFFTLKRTTDEGGFHSHDTDSDY
- a CDS encoding response regulator transcription factor codes for the protein MTRILIIEDETTIAQLQRDYFELNGFAVDICHTGSEGLGRALEGDYNLVIVDLQLPGIDGFELCRRIREAKEVPIFIVSAKKEEIDKLRAFNLGADDYITKPFSPSELVARAKTHLTRYERMRSKLEPMEKHEIQIRGVHIDKNSRRVFVRNQEVLFTAREFDVLVFLASHPNRVFSKDDLFERIWGMDSSGDIATVTVHIRKIREKLEADPSNPQYIETVWGAGYRFTV
- a CDS encoding S-layer homology domain-containing protein → MKIISKKAAALIVAATLGAASLPFAVLNVQAAPAVSSNLSDQEVQAAVEVLTGLGVLQGYADRSMGVHNPINRAELAKMVALTFKLQGAEENATPFTDVNSNVWYYKYASVLVGLGIMETEEGKFNPNETVTDAELVQVVSKALKRDVLSVNYWANKLNSTPEPATRGDAAALLNTARKAIPSDKAQITSVKSINEITLIVTLDAPLTAENEVFAKAKEDFVFNDGLTLTNMPRLKTGSIATYIVPTSVQKAGTTYNLTYNGKKAGSFVGNAAKVDMTTTNQVTNDTFEIEALKTNGVIDYGYVISAYSGGRGANAFVLDENNKANGITYQIIPSMQGRQVTITPEGGESIVAKYVPFTQSTDGRIEPKFRLPEGQVLKPGVKYTVTSDWANIANPSFEAKEIASLQISGAEAVSETSINVTLAQDPGDELFSGRSVQLTAPNGDKLVATYKFSSRKGAVGVFDITNNGKLAAETTYTVTPLGAWATSQAAFTSK